Genomic segment of Cronobacter dublinensis subsp. dublinensis LMG 23823:
TCTTAAACAGGTGCCCGGTATGGGTAATTCGCTGGTCGAGCGTAACCTTTCCCGGATCCGGCTCTAATCGTTAAACCTTCGCGCTTGCAGAGTTGAAAAACTTTGCCAGACTACAGAGGTCATACCAGTGGTGTGGCCTCTGTTTTTTTTATCACCCTGTATCCCTTACAAAAAAGAAAAGGTTCAAGCGCTATGCAGACTCAAATCAAAGTGCGTGGTTATCACATTGACGTTTACCAGCATGTGAACAACGCGCGTTACCTGGAGTTTCTTGAGGAGGCCCGCTGGGATGGGCTGGAAAACGACGAAAGCTTTAAATGGATGATGGCGCACAACATCGCCTTTATTGTCGTCAATATCAACATCAACTATCGCCGTCCTGCGGTGCTTGGCGACATGCTGACCATCACCAGCGAGATGAAACAGCTCAATGGTAAAAGCGGGGTGCTGAACCAGGTGATTACGCTGGGGCCCGAAGACGGGGTGGTCGCCGACGCGCTCATCACGTTCGTGTGTGTCGATCTTAAAACCCAGAAAGCGCTGCCGATTGAAGGCGAACTGCGCGAAAAACTGGAAAATATCACAGGGTAAATTCTGCAATCACGCTGCCTGTGCGTGTAGTCATGGACTTCCACTTACCGAAAGCGAACAATCCGGTAGATGTTATCGGCTCGAAAGCACGCTGAAAAAAGGCTTTTAAAATCAACAGGGCAGCCGCTCTTTAACAAGATGGGTTGTGAAGTAAATGTTGGTAGAATGTTGGGGTCGATAAAATTTTAAAGAAAACAGCAGGTTGTTTTTAGAGTGTTCCCCGCGCCAGCGGGGATAAACCGCGTCACGTACCGGCATTCAGACATACCTCGCCGTGTTCCCCGCGCCAGCGGGGATAAACCGGCCTGTTAACGGTGACCGAGAATGGCTGAGATGTGTTCCCCGCGCCAGCGGGGATAAACCCCCGTCGTTCTCGCCGTGAATAACAAAAATGGCGTGTTCCCCGCGCCAGCGGGGATAAACCGTTTCCGCTTTCGTCGGCAGGCGCATTAAGCAGGTGTTCCCCGCGCCAGCGGGGATAAACCGATGCTTACTCTCCAGCGCTGGGCGGCGGAAATGTGTTCCCCGCGCCAGCGGGGATAAACCGCGCGTCACCATACCCGCCAAAACAACTGTACAGTGTTCCCCGCGCCAGCGGGGATAAACCGCTGACTGTGAGTTAACAAAGTCAGTCATGTATGTGTTCCCCGCGCCAGCGGGGATAAACCGATTTCGATTCTGGTAGCCATATCTCACCAAATGTGTTCCCCGCGCCAGCGGGGATAAACCTTCCTGCTACCGCCTTTCGCTATAATTGCCACCGTGTTCCCCGCGCCAGCGGGGATAAACCGATGATATAGGTTAACCTATAATTTATTTCATCGTGTTCCCCGCGCCAGCGGGGATAAACCGTGGCGGATAATCGCGCGCTGGTCAGCCTTGCTGTGTTCCCCGCGCCAGCGGGGATAAACCGATTTTTAGCGGTACTGACGGAATTAAGTTTGAGTGTTCCCCGCGCCAGCGGGGATAAACCGAGCGCGCGGGCTTTCAATCAGCCGCTGCTGCTGTGTTCCCCGCGCCAGCGGGGATAAACCGCCAGGGTAGTTTTTCACCCGATACCATAAAATGTGTTCCCCGCGCCAGCGGGGATAAACCGCGAATAAATTGCTAACCATGCTGCGCCTGACCGTGTTCCCCGCGCCAGCGGGGATAAACCGCAAGAGCGATATTGGTTACCTGGCTCATACTGGTGTTCCCCGCGCCAGCGGGGATAAACCGAACCCGTTCGCCGCGGCGCAAAAAACGCATCTCTGTCACTCGTGCCAGCCCGAATATCCAGCTAACCACCCGCCAGGGCAATCCCTCCCAAACCCCATATTCTTCAGCAGCGTTTATACTTCAAAGCCAACATGAAATTTCGCAACACTGCGCAACGAAGGAGAGGCTATGCGGGTACACCATCTTAACTGCGGTTGTATGTGTCCTTTTGGCGGCGCGCTGTATGACGGCTTCAGCAAAGGGTTGCACGCGCATCTGATTTGCCACTGTCTGCTGATTGAAACTCAAAATAACGGACTGGTGCTGGTGGATACTGGCTTCGGCTGCGACGATATGCGCCATCCTGGCCGTCGTTTGCCCCTCTTTTTCCGGGCGCTGAATAACATTCAGTATCGCGAATCATTAACGGCGCTGCATCATATTAAGTCGCTCGGTTTTAAGCCGGAGGATGTACGGCACATTGTGCTGACGCATCTGGATTTCGATCATGCGGGCGGCATCAGCGATTTCCCGCAGGCACAGGTGCATCTGATGCAGCGGGAAATGACCGCCGCCGACGGGCGAAGCACCTGGCTTGACAGCGCACGCTATCGGCCAGGGCAGTGGGGTAACCGGTCGGGCTGGCATGGCTATCAGGCGCATGGCGAGCCGTGGTTTGGTTTCAGCGCTGTGCGCTCGCTTGACGGCCTGCCGCCGGAAATTTTGCTGATCCCGCTGCCGGGACATACCGAAGGCCACGCCGGTGTGGCGATTGATACCCCGCAGGGCTGGATGCTGCACGGCGGCGACGCGTGGTTTTATCGTGATGAGATGGCGGTGGACTCACACTGCACGCCGGGGCTGCGTTTTTATCAGTGGATGATGCAGAAGGACAAATCGGCGCGGCTGGCGAATCAGAAAAGGCTGCGGAACCTGGCCGCAGACATAAACGCGGGCGTGACGCTGTTTTGCAGCCACGACGCCCGCGAATTCGAACGCGTCAGCGGTAAAAATCTGGCTATTTAAGCCCGGTTTTCTGCTTCATCGCGGCCATCACGGCAGGCCGATCCGCCTGATACTCTGACAACCCGTTGGCGCGCAGATGGCAGGCGGCGCACTCGCCGCAGCCATCGCCCTGAATGCCGTTATAGCAGGTGAGCGTCTGCTGACGGATAACATCAAGCTTTCCCCAGTAATCCGCCAGCGCCCAGGTTTCGGCTTTATTCAGCCACATTAGCGGCGTCTCAAAGCGCACATCGCGCGCCATACCGAGCGTGACGGCGTGATTAAGCGCTTTCACAAACTCGTCGCGGCAATCCGGGTAGCCGGAAAAATCGGTCTCGCAGACGCCGGTAATCACCGCTTCGGCCTGCACCTGATACGCGTAAACAGACGCCAGCGTCAGGAACAGAATATTGCGGCCCGGCACGAAGGTGCTCGGCAACCCTTCGGCGTCGGGATCGTAATCCGGCACCGGAATGCTGTCGCGCGTCAGGCTGCTGACCGCGAGTTCGTTAAGCAGCGTCACATCCAGCACTTTATGCGCCCGCGCGCCCAGCGATGCGGCAAGGGCGCTCGCGACATCAATCTCGGCGCGATGACGCTGACCGTAATCGAAGGTGACGCAATGCACTTCATCATATTGATGTAACGCCTGAATCAGGCAGGTGGTGGAGTCCTGGCCCCCGCTGAAGACCACAACAGCACGTTTCATAAAGCCCCTGTCATTGAATAGCAAAACGTTATGGTAGCGCCGCATCGCCGCGCCCACCAGCTTCTTGCGGCGGCGGCAGCCACGCCCGGCTGAAATCAAACCAGCCGAGCGCGTTCAGTTCGATGCCGTTCACGCCGGGCGGCGCGCTTATCTGGTAGCGATAATTAAACAGTGGGGTGATAACGGCATCGTGCATCAGCGTCTGCCAGACCTGGCGCAGCGCCGCATTGCGGTTCCGATCGTCCGGGTGGCTTTGCACCGCGTCCAGCGTGGCGTCGAGGTGCGCGCGCTGCGGACCGGTTAACAGATGCCGCCAGAGCGGATCGCAGCGCAGCCACTGCTCCAGCGTATACTCCGGCGCCTCGCCAATCAGCCGGTCGCCCATCACGATATCCGCCTGCGGCAGCAGTCTGCAGCCCTCCCAGTTTTTCGCGTTATGAAAATGCAACGTCAGGGCGCATCCGCGCTCTGCCAGAAACGCCTGAAGCTGGCGGGCCATGACCGGCAACTCCACCGGCAGATGATAGACCAGCGTCAGTGAAGGCGGCAGCGGCGGCGGCGGTTCGTCGGGCCACGTCGGTAGCCCCCAGCCGGGCAGCAGTTCATTGCTGGGCGTGATCAGATGCTCATCAAGCGGCAGGGAGTCGATCGTGCCGCTGCGGTGAATCAGTTGCATCAGCCAGCGCGCCTGCGCGCGCGATAAGCGCCCGTTCTGACGAATGGCGAGATAACAGAATCCGAGGCTGATGCTGTTGCTCACCGGGCGCAGATGCTGGAGTTCTTCCGGCTGGCCGATAGCAATCTGCACCGGGTGGCGGCAACTGGTGCCGAGCGCGCTGTCGAACAGATCCGGCGTTATCCAGTACTCGACCGCTTTTAAAAGCGGATGCCCGAGGTGATAAAACGCGTGGCTTTCAATGCGCACCAGTTCAGGGGTGAATGCCGCAAGCCGGAACGGGCCGCAGCCGAGCGATATGTCGTCCGGGTGCGCCAGATAGCTGCCGTGGCTGGCAAACCGCCATGCCAGCCAGTAGTCCGGGCGGTTCAGGTCAACGCGCAGGCAGTGTGAGTGTTCAACGGTAATGTTGTTTACGCTGGCGAAGAGCTGGCGCAGGGCGTCAAGCTCAAGCAACTGTTGCAGCCGTCGCTGCAACTGCGCGGCGTCCACCGGCTCCTGGTTATGCCAGCGCAGGGTGGAGCGCAGATAAAAGCGCCAGCTGAGCCCGTCCGGTGACACGTGCCAGTGATGGGCCATATCGCCTTGCGGGTGCGCGCTGTGCGGGGTAAACCTCGTCAGGCCGCTGAAGATGTGCCGGGCGAGGTGCTGTTCGGCGCGGCCTTTCGCAAAGCCGGGCGTCAGCGGCTCAAGCGGGCGGTAGTACGGAATGCGCAGCGTCGGCGTGTCGTTGTGCCACTGGCCGCCCAGAAACGGCTGCAGCAGCTGACGCAACTGGCCGGACGCGAGCTGCGCGAGTGTGAGCGCGTTGTGATGCTGGCCCTGGCTTAACACCGTTTCCATCATGCCGGCGCGCACGGTTTGCGGCGAAACCAGAAACGTTAATTCGCCGCGTTTGCCGCGGCCCGACTGCGCGCGCCAGCGCAGCCAGCCTGCATCTTCAAGCTGGCGCAGCAGCGTGCGGACGTGACGCTCGCTGCAAAAACAGCGCGCGGCGAGTTCTGCGACAGTGACGGCCTGCGGTTCGCCTTCCGACGGTTGCCACAGGCGCTGGAACTGATTAAGCCGGTTCAGAAGGCGCATAGAAAACCCGGAACAATTTTTCGTAACTATTCACTATTTGTTCCGTATATGCCAGGCAATACTGCCTGTCAACCGCAGGAGGGATGACAGATGGTACGACTGGCTGCTTTTGATATGGATGGTACGCTACTGATGCCCGATCACCGCGCGGGCGAGGCAACACGGGCGACGCTACGTCGCCTACAGGCGCGCGGCGTTACGCTCGCGTTCGCAACGGGCCGTCATCTGCTTGATATGCGCCCGATGTTGCAGGAGATAGCGCCAGGCGCTTTTCTCATCACCGGTAACGGTACGCGCATTCATGCGCCGTCCGGCGAGCGGCTGCTGGCAAACGATCTACCGCCGCAGGTCGCCGACACGGTGCTGCACGGTCACTGGAACACCTCCGCCAGCGTGCATGTGTTTAACGACAGCGGCTGGCTCACGGATAGAGACATTCCGGCGCTGCTGCAGGCCCACAGCTGGAGCGGTTTTCGCTATCAGCTCACCGACCTGCAGCGTCTTCCCGCACATGAAGTGACGAAAATTTGCTTCGTCGCCGACCATGCCACGCTCTGCACGCTGCGCACGGCGCTAAGCCATGCGCTTGGTACGCAGGCGCATCTGTGCTTTTCCGCGAGCGACTGCCTTGAGGTTCTGCCGCCCGATTGCAATAAAGGCGCCGCATTACAGGCGCTGGCTCAGCACCTGGGTATCGACATGGTGGAGTGTATGGCGTTCGGCGATGCGATGAACGATCGCGAAATGTTATTGCTGGCGGGGAAGGGGCTGATTATGGGGAATGCGATGCCGGAGCTTATCGCGGCGCTGCCTCATCTGCCGGTTATCGGGCATTGCAACAGTGAGGCAGTCGCACACTATTTGACGGATTGGCTGGACACGACACCTTAATGATTCCCCCGAATGATGAGGCATTCCAGCAAGCCGGGGCTATCCCCGGCTTTTTTTACTTCCCGGCGCTTATCGTTACCGTCAGCTTCATTAACGAATAGTTGAAAAGCTCCGGCGGCATGGTGTCCGGGTTATAGAGATCGCCTGCGAAGCAGTAAACCTCCATCACGCCGCCCCGTTTACCCAGTTCCAGCGCCTGCTGGAAGATGTACGGCAGGTTTTCGTCATAGGTCACCGGCACATTGGCGTTATCATTGAGCACGCGGCCATCAACCGTCGCCTCTTTAAAGGCGACATTGACGGTCTCGCCGGGCGCGATGGCTTTTTTGCCCGCTTTGGTCTGAATAAAGAACAGCGACTTGTTCCGTTTGAGCAGTTTTTTCTGCGCGGTTATTTTCTCAAGTTGATTAATGCCCGCCTCGTATTTCTTCTCTTCGCGGCTCGACAGCTCTTTGAGCATCGATTCATGTAACGTCAGCAGCAGTTTCGGCTCGATCGCGACTTTTTGCGCCAGGCCATCTTTGATACCCATCAGCAGAAGCGGCAGATCCGTTTTGATGCCGAGATCGGTCATCTGATCCATGCTCTTTTGCACCAGCCGCGAGAACATCACGCCGTTCGCGTAAGACTGCTTGCTCGCCTTATCCTTGAGCGAGGCGGCGTTCGCCTCCGGCCCGGTTTGGCTGGCGGTTTGCGTCTGCGCGGCGGTCCCGGCTTTCAGCTTCTCCGCCTGCGCCAGCAGCTCGGCTTTCAGCTTCTCCGCCTGCGCCAGCAGCTCGGCTTTCTCTTTCTCGGCCTGCGCTTTTTGCGCGGCGTTTTCCGCGTTCAGGCTCGCCAGTTTATCGGTAAGCTCCTGATTAGCGCGTTTCAGCGTCTCCAGCTCGGTTTGCGCTTTTTGCTGGTCGGTCGCGGTGGCCGTGCTCAACGCTTTCGCCGTCTGCATCTCAGCTTTAAGCGCGAGCAGCGTTTTTTCCGACGCCTGTAGCTGGTTTTCTTTGTCTGTGAGCGACTGCTTCAGCGTCGTGATTTCCGCCTGCGCAGTGGTGAGTTGCTGGTTCAGCGCCTCTTTGGCCGCCGCTATCTGCGCGGCCTGTTGCTGCTGGCTCTGTAGCGCTCTGTCTTTATCGCTCTCGCTGCCCTTGATGCTGGCAAGCGCCGCCTCAAGCGCCGTCGCTTTCTCCTGCGTGCGGGTAACGAGCGCGGTCGAGGCGTTTAGTTTCTCGGTTAGTGCGGCGATTTGCGCGTTCAGTGCCGCTTCTGCCGCCTGGTTTTTTTGCAACAGCGCAGCCTGTTCCGCCTGGTTTTTTTTCAGTTTCTCTTTTTCTTCTTTGCTGAGCGTACTGGTTTTAAGCTCCAGCAGGTCGTTTTGCTGTTTCAGCGCGGCCACCTCATTGACGCGTTTATCAAGCTCCGCCTGCAGCGCCTGGGTTTTCTGGTTCAGCGCGTCAACACTCTGGGCGTTTTGCTTCGCAAGCGTCGCTTTCTCCTGCTCCAGCTGCGCGAGCTGTTTTTGCAGGGCGCTTTCGCTTTGCGCGTGGTCAGCGCCAGATTTTTTCAGCGCCGCCAGCTCAGCCGCGCGTTTATCAAGCTCCGCCTGCAGCGCCTGGGTTTTCTGGTTCAGCGCGCCAACACTCTGCGCGTTTTGCTTCGCAAGCGCCGCTTTCTCCTGCTCCAGCTGCGCGAGCTGTTTTTGCAGCGCGCTTTCGCTTTGCGCGTGGTCAGCGCCCGCTTTTTTCAGCGCCGCCAGATCAGCCGCGCGTTTATCGAGCTCCGCCTGCAGCGCCTGGGTTTTCTGGTTCAGCGCGTCAACACTTTGCGTGTTTTGCTTCGCAAGCGTCGCTTTTTCCTGCTCCAGCTGCGCGAGCTGTTTTTGCAGGGCACTTTCGCTTTGCGCGTGGTCAGCGCCTGCTTTTTTCAGCGCCGCCAGATCAGCCGCGCGTTTATCGAGCTCGGCCTGCAGCGCCTGGGTTTTCTGGTTCAGCGCGTCAACACTCTGGGCGTTTTGCTTCGCAAGCGTCGCTTTCTCCTGCTCCAGCTGCGCGAGCTGTTTTTGCAGGGCGCTTTCGCTTTGCACGCGTTTATCGCCCGCGTTTTTCAGCGCGACCAGTTCTCCGGCGCGCTTATTCAGCTCAGCGCGCAGTGCCTGCATATCATTGTTAAAACGCGTTGTGCTCTGCGTGTTTTGCTGTGCGAGCGCGGCTTTTTCCTGCTCAAGGCGGGCAATCTGTTTTTGCAGCGCGCTTTCGCTGACGGCATGGGTATCGCTTGTTTTTTTAAGCGCCGCGAGCTCTGCGGTTTTACTGGCGAGCGTCGCCTGAAGTTCAGCGGTTTTTTGCTCCAGCGCTTCAATACGCGCGGCCTGCTGCGTAGTGGTGACGGCTTGATCGCGCTGCGCGTTTTGCAGGCTGCGGTTGAGACGATCGTTTTCTTTGGCAAGCGCGCTGTTGTCTTTCAGTAGCTGCGCGTTCTGTGCTTCCAGTGCGTCGGAAGCGCCGAGGCTTTTTTTCTCCTGTTCCGCCGCTTTGAGCTGTTTTTTCAGCCGGGCAATTTCCTGCTGGAGATCGTTTATCTGCGCGCGCGAGGCGGACGGCGTTTGCGGACGTCTGGTGGGTTCAGGGAAGTCCATCGGTTTCACGTCGATTTGCTGAATGGTCGAGAGAAAATCATTTCCCTGCGCGACACGGTTATTTTGCGCAGCCCAGGATGACTGCCCGCTCAGCGCCAGCATCAGCATGCAGGAGAGCACGCTTTTGCGGCTTGTTATTCTTCCCTTCATCCCATCACCTCTCATTTAGCAATTCCCGCGCCTTTTTTCAGCTCGGCCAGCAGAGACTGCGAAATCGTATTGCAGGCGTCATTCACGCGGAACTGATAAAGCGGAGTGATGGTATCCACCATAATATTGGAGAGATCGTTACTGATAGAGGCGTAATATTGCGTCGCTTTAATGCTGCGATAGAGCGTGTCGATCTGCTCGCGATATTTTTCACGGTTAATATCGGCCAGGTGCTTGGTTTCCGCGAGGCAGCGCTCAAGACGTAATTTGGTGTCATCGTTGACGGGCGCCAGCTGGTTCATGGATTCCACCGGCGTGGGTGTCGGCTGAACCGCTGCGGCTGTCGCCGTCTGCGGCGCGCTGGGTTTTACCGGCACGCTTTTTTTGGCGGTCGTGGTACAGGCGCTTAAAGACATCATCATTGCGGCAATATAAATGTTTTTTTTATCCAACATATTTATCTCTTTTTATCTCTTATCTGTCTCATTTCTGTCAGATGACAGAATGCCAGCCATCCCTGACGCATTGCGTGCCGGGATCACCCGAATTTGGTCCAGTAATAGACTGGCTAACCGCAAGAGGCGCGCGGGGTTATGCCAGCATACCGGGAGAAAGAACGATGATTTTATACAGAGTTGAGGAAGATAGATTTTAATAAATTCTTAAAAGTGATTGGTGTATTTCTTAAATAAATTAAAAGTGATTATTCATTTGC
This window contains:
- a CDS encoding YbgC/FadM family acyl-CoA thioesterase, with protein sequence MQTQIKVRGYHIDVYQHVNNARYLEFLEEARWDGLENDESFKWMMAHNIAFIVVNININYRRPAVLGDMLTITSEMKQLNGKSGVLNQVITLGPEDGVVADALITFVCVDLKTQKALPIEGELREKLENITG
- a CDS encoding MBL fold metallo-hydrolase yields the protein MRVHHLNCGCMCPFGGALYDGFSKGLHAHLICHCLLIETQNNGLVLVDTGFGCDDMRHPGRRLPLFFRALNNIQYRESLTALHHIKSLGFKPEDVRHIVLTHLDFDHAGGISDFPQAQVHLMQREMTAADGRSTWLDSARYRPGQWGNRSGWHGYQAHGEPWFGFSAVRSLDGLPPEILLIPLPGHTEGHAGVAIDTPQGWMLHGGDAWFYRDEMAVDSHCTPGLRFYQWMMQKDKSARLANQKRLRNLAADINAGVTLFCSHDAREFERVSGKNLAI
- the queC gene encoding 7-cyano-7-deazaguanine synthase QueC, with the protein product MKRAVVVFSGGQDSTTCLIQALHQYDEVHCVTFDYGQRHRAEIDVASALAASLGARAHKVLDVTLLNELAVSSLTRDSIPVPDYDPDAEGLPSTFVPGRNILFLTLASVYAYQVQAEAVITGVCETDFSGYPDCRDEFVKALNHAVTLGMARDVRFETPLMWLNKAETWALADYWGKLDVIRQQTLTCYNGIQGDGCGECAACHLRANGLSEYQADRPAVMAAMKQKTGLK
- a CDS encoding SgrR family transcriptional regulator, coding for MRLLNRLNQFQRLWQPSEGEPQAVTVAELAARCFCSERHVRTLLRQLEDAGWLRWRAQSGRGKRGELTFLVSPQTVRAGMMETVLSQGQHHNALTLAQLASGQLRQLLQPFLGGQWHNDTPTLRIPYYRPLEPLTPGFAKGRAEQHLARHIFSGLTRFTPHSAHPQGDMAHHWHVSPDGLSWRFYLRSTLRWHNQEPVDAAQLQRRLQQLLELDALRQLFASVNNITVEHSHCLRVDLNRPDYWLAWRFASHGSYLAHPDDISLGCGPFRLAAFTPELVRIESHAFYHLGHPLLKAVEYWITPDLFDSALGTSCRHPVQIAIGQPEELQHLRPVSNSISLGFCYLAIRQNGRLSRAQARWLMQLIHRSGTIDSLPLDEHLITPSNELLPGWGLPTWPDEPPPPLPPSLTLVYHLPVELPVMARQLQAFLAERGCALTLHFHNAKNWEGCRLLPQADIVMGDRLIGEAPEYTLEQWLRCDPLWRHLLTGPQRAHLDATLDAVQSHPDDRNRNAALRQVWQTLMHDAVITPLFNYRYQISAPPGVNGIELNALGWFDFSRAWLPPPQEAGGRGDAALP
- the cof gene encoding HMP-PP phosphatase, producing the protein MVRLAAFDMDGTLLMPDHRAGEATRATLRRLQARGVTLAFATGRHLLDMRPMLQEIAPGAFLITGNGTRIHAPSGERLLANDLPPQVADTVLHGHWNTSASVHVFNDSGWLTDRDIPALLQAHSWSGFRYQLTDLQRLPAHEVTKICFVADHATLCTLRTALSHALGTQAHLCFSASDCLEVLPPDCNKGAALQALAQHLGIDMVECMAFGDAMNDREMLLLAGKGLIMGNAMPELIAALPHLPVIGHCNSEAVAHYLTDWLDTTP